A window of Hypnocyclicus thermotrophus contains these coding sequences:
- a CDS encoding chromate transporter has translation MIYFKLFLTFLKISSFSFGGGLAMLPIIEKEVVKNGWLSTKEFLDIVVVSQMTPGPIVVNSATYVGNSIAGIPGAIFATFGVILPSLIIIISLANLLRTLENNYYKKSFFMSLRPVIISLILYAGIIIAKNTYFINSKINYISIILTLVCLYLIKKTNIHPISIILISAIIGIIIF, from the coding sequence ATGATATATTTTAAACTTTTTTTAACATTTTTAAAAATATCAAGTTTTAGTTTTGGTGGTGGTCTTGCGATGCTTCCAATTATTGAAAAAGAAGTAGTAAAAAATGGTTGGTTAAGCACAAAAGAATTTCTTGATATTGTTGTTGTATCTCAAATGACTCCAGGCCCTATAGTAGTTAATTCTGCTACGTATGTAGGTAATAGTATAGCTGGTATTCCAGGGGCTATTTTTGCTACCTTTGGGGTTATTTTACCATCTTTAATTATTATAATATCCTTAGCCAATTTACTTAGAACTCTCGAAAACAATTATTATAAAAAAAGTTTTTTTATGAGCCTAAGACCTGTAATTATATCATTAATATTATATGCAGGTATAATTATAGCTAAAAACACCTATTTTATTAATTCAAAAATAAATTATATTTCAATAATACTTACTCTAGTTTGCTTATATTTAATAAAAAAAACAAACATACATCCAATTTCTATTATATTAATATCAGCAATCATAGGAATAATAATTTTTTAG
- a CDS encoding PTS sugar transporter subunit IIA, with translation MNLLNKLFKYFNQTKNKIKVVDISSPIDGEIISLEEIPDEAFAAGVIGDGVGIIPEENSSIIYAPCNSELSSIFDTLHAISIEIQELELIIHFGIDTVSLKGKGFTKLKEGEKIKKGEKLIKYDLNYIKENAKSICTPVVIANMEKVDKIEKKTGKIKAGDLLMRVYLK, from the coding sequence ATGAATCTATTAAATAAATTATTTAAATATTTTAATCAAACAAAAAATAAAATAAAAGTTGTAGATATATCTTCACCAATAGATGGAGAGATTATAAGCTTAGAAGAAATACCAGATGAAGCGTTTGCAGCTGGAGTAATAGGTGATGGAGTTGGGATAATACCAGAGGAGAATAGTTCTATTATTTATGCTCCTTGTAATTCTGAATTATCAAGTATATTTGACACTTTACATGCTATATCTATAGAAATACAAGAATTAGAACTTATTATTCATTTTGGAATTGATACAGTAAGTTTAAAAGGAAAAGGATTTACCAAATTAAAAGAAGGAGAAAAAATAAAAAAAGGTGAAAAACTTATAAAATATGATTTGAATTATATAAAAGAAAATGCAAAATCTATATGTACACCAGTTGTAATAGCGAATATGGAAAAAGTAGATAAAATAGAGAAAAAAACGGGTAAAATAAAAGCGGGCGATCTTTTGATGAGAGTATATTTAAAATAA
- a CDS encoding response regulator has translation MGKKVMIVDDLFYIREEIREILEKNGYEIVTEASNGKEAIDKAFLFEPDIITMDMNMPKINGIEASRKIKKRMPNVKIILVSTMAGFSNIKKIAKEVGINEFVSKPFDSLNLIEKIKKLN, from the coding sequence ATGGGGAAAAAAGTAATGATAGTAGATGATTTATTTTATATAAGAGAAGAAATAAGAGAAATTTTAGAAAAAAATGGGTATGAAATAGTAACAGAAGCTAGTAATGGAAAAGAAGCAATAGACAAGGCATTTTTATTTGAACCAGATATAATTACTATGGATATGAATATGCCTAAAATAAACGGAATAGAAGCTAGTAGAAAAATAAAGAAAAGAATGCCTAATGTAAAAATTATATTAGTAAGTACAATGGCAGGATTTTCAAATATAAAAAAAATAGCAAAAGAAGTAGGGATAAATGAGTTTGTTTCAAAACCATTTGATAGTTTAAATTTAATTGAAAAAATAAAAAAATTAAATTAA